AGCGATTATCGAATTGCCAAAAACACCCTCGCCAATTTGATCGCCTACAATCTGCCCAAAAACGTGGGGGAGGACATTCCACTGCAGCTCAGCGGCCAGCTGGACGCCGAGCCTTACGAAATCGACCTGCCCTCCGCCATCTCCCGGGCGTTGGACGGACGTCCTGAGCTTGCTGCGCTGCGCAAGGGTGAGTCATTGAGGAAGGAGGGCGTCGCCGCCGCCCGCAGCAGCCATCAGCCGAGCCTGCAGGCGTTCGGCGGCTACGGCTGGCGCAGCTCCCAGTTCAGCACTGATCTGATCCGCGACGTCGCGGGCTGGAATGCCGGCCTGCAGTTGAACTGGGACATCTTCGACGGCTTTCTTACCCGGGGCAAAGTGGACGAGGCCCGGGCGCTTTACGACAAGGCGCGCCACGAAGTCGAAGATTCGGTCCGGCGGATCGAACTGGAGGTTCGCACCGCCCACTCGAATTTCATCGAAGCGCGCGAAGTTTTGGAATCCCAACGGAAAGTTGTTGAACAAGCCGAGGAAGCCCTGCGTCTGGCTAATGCGCGAGCCGATGCGGGCACCGGGACGCAGCTCGACGTGCTCAGCGCGCAAACGGCGCTGACCGAGGCGCGCTCGACGCAGGTCCGGGCGTTGCGCGATTACTCGGTGGCCCGCGCCCGGCTGGAACGCGCGGTCGGAAACGCAGCGCCGCGCATCGAGCCGGTGAAATGACCGCTCCGCGCCTTTTCGCTGGTTTAATGCCTGCGACGTGGCTACAACGAGTCGCAGTTTGTTGAAATGAAGAAACCATCTGTTTTCATCATCTTTCTCACGGTCTTCATCGACCTGATCGGTTTCGGGATCGTGCTCCCATTATTGCCGAT
This genomic window from Candidatus Angelobacter sp. contains:
- a CDS encoding TolC family protein, whose protein sequence is SDYRIAKNTLANLIAYNLPKNVGEDIPLQLSGQLDAEPYEIDLPSAISRALDGRPELAALRKGESLRKEGVAAARSSHQPSLQAFGGYGWRSSQFSTDLIRDVAGWNAGLQLNWDIFDGFLTRGKVDEARALYDKARHEVEDSVRRIELEVRTAHSNFIEAREVLESQRKVVEQAEEALRLANARADAGTGTQLDVLSAQTALTEARSTQVRALRDYSVARARLERAVGNAAPRIEPVK